A single Acetomicrobium thermoterrenum DSM 13490 DNA region contains:
- a CDS encoding LPS export ABC transporter periplasmic protein LptC, producing the protein MFGKKRLWLIILFIVFAGFFAAFLVRDLYLTVESDDGDKNVFAVENIHYQNIIDDSLYILDAKKGWKTKDMYVLEDISISIKGSSDTEWKVQAKKGSVPELSGGVVSLKDAKGITQVSSDKYHWESPEIHWKPDEKLFFFDNGIRAFGDLIEIESQRGVVRLSGEMQLSERVKVVYKAQDLANK; encoded by the coding sequence TTGTTTGGTAAAAAGAGGCTGTGGCTTATAATTCTTTTTATCGTTTTTGCCGGCTTCTTCGCTGCTTTTTTGGTGAGGGATTTGTATTTGACTGTCGAAAGTGATGACGGTGATAAAAATGTCTTTGCAGTAGAAAATATCCATTATCAAAATATAATTGACGACAGTCTGTACATATTGGACGCTAAAAAAGGATGGAAGACGAAAGATATGTATGTGCTTGAAGATATTAGTATTTCCATTAAAGGAAGCAGCGATACCGAATGGAAGGTGCAGGCTAAGAAGGGGAGCGTTCCCGAATTGTCCGGGGGTGTTGTCAGTTTAAAGGATGCCAAAGGCATTACACAGGTAAGTTCGGATAAGTATCATTGGGAATCCCCTGAGATACACTGGAAACCTGACGAAAAACTTTTTTTCTTTGATAACGGCATTCGTGCCTTTGGCGATTTGATAGAAATAGAGTCCCAGAGAGGAGTGGTGCGCCTTTCCGGTGAAATGCAATTGTCTGAAAGGGTTAAAGTAGTATATAAAGCGCAAGACTTGGCAAACAAATGA
- the greA gene encoding transcription elongation factor GreA gives MSTQRTQQDDVILMTREGYQKLRAELIKLRSEGRSEISQQLEEARSFGDLSENAEYHAAKEAQAKLEARIQQLETQLSKAKVIENDQIDTSQVTLGTKVTLKDLDLNREFTYVIVNSEETDPNNHKISVSSPVGQAIIGKSVGDEVIARAPRGVRRLKILNIDV, from the coding sequence ATGTCGACACAGAGAACCCAACAAGACGATGTCATCCTTATGACACGTGAGGGATATCAGAAGTTGAGGGCCGAATTGATTAAACTAAGAAGCGAAGGCCGATCGGAAATATCTCAGCAACTCGAAGAGGCCAGATCCTTTGGCGATTTGAGCGAAAACGCAGAATATCATGCAGCTAAAGAGGCCCAGGCAAAACTAGAGGCCAGAATTCAACAGTTGGAAACACAGTTATCCAAAGCTAAGGTGATAGAGAACGACCAAATAGATACCAGCCAGGTGACTTTAGGGACCAAGGTAACATTGAAAGACTTGGACTTGAATAGAGAATTCACCTATGTAATCGTTAATTCGGAAGAAACCGATCCCAATAATCACAAAATTTCTGTCTCCAGTCCCGTAGGACAGGCGATAATAGGAAAGAGCGTGGGAGATGAGGTTATAGCAAGGGCGCCTCGCGGCGTTAGACGTCTTAAAATTCTTAATATAGACGTATAA
- a CDS encoding LysM peptidoglycan-binding domain-containing protein → MFEHDPVNGKSFKKRLDFLVFVALMISATVFITGAALQRSKVEALESLSFLEAKEFGLPGYLIVDVTDLLIPDGDMGAIGPLPDGSGAIMFKEKTLNNADTQEKEPGNDVQEKLNKLQEEYFNGQDTAFQAGNDNSSGEIVLEEVTPDYRVHEVQQGETLASIVKRYTEYGISIEDIAKANQISNIHKLNVGDILLIPTSKDNVDVVLKELLKRRAKAEEEAKSAPKIETRTYTVQEGDSLWTIANKVNLDINTLFGCNDLKNPDLLKPGSKLRIPNQDGIFYKVNKGDTLSSIAKKYGIYIEAIAAANSIETDAVLIAGSEIFLPGAKDLNSFTSGTSRADGNSGSIGFRWPVRGRITSRFGYRRDPFSGRKDLHTGLDIAAPRGTRIAAAAAGRVVHAGWMGGYGRTVVIDHGRGYRTLYGHCNSISVKKGQRVSAGQVIATVGATGRATGPHLHFEVRKNNSPVNPLKYLR, encoded by the coding sequence ATGTTCGAGCACGATCCTGTTAATGGTAAGTCCTTTAAGAAAAGGTTGGATTTCCTGGTATTTGTTGCGTTAATGATTTCTGCTACGGTATTTATAACTGGAGCCGCCCTTCAAAGGTCAAAAGTAGAAGCACTGGAAAGCTTGAGTTTTTTGGAAGCAAAAGAATTTGGCTTGCCGGGGTATTTGATCGTTGATGTGACAGACCTACTTATTCCAGATGGAGACATGGGTGCCATAGGTCCTTTGCCCGATGGCTCCGGGGCAATAATGTTTAAGGAGAAGACTTTGAACAACGCCGACACGCAAGAAAAAGAGCCGGGAAATGATGTCCAGGAAAAACTAAACAAGTTGCAAGAAGAGTATTTTAACGGGCAGGATACTGCTTTCCAAGCCGGAAACGACAATAGTAGCGGTGAAATAGTTCTCGAAGAGGTAACGCCCGATTATCGGGTACATGAAGTTCAACAGGGCGAAACCTTGGCCAGCATAGTCAAAAGATACACGGAGTATGGAATTTCGATCGAAGATATCGCCAAGGCCAATCAAATTAGCAACATACACAAGTTGAATGTCGGCGATATTCTCTTAATCCCAACATCTAAGGACAATGTCGACGTCGTTTTGAAAGAGCTGTTAAAAAGGCGCGCCAAAGCCGAAGAAGAAGCAAAATCCGCCCCAAAGATAGAAACCCGTACTTATACAGTCCAAGAAGGGGACAGCCTCTGGACGATAGCAAATAAAGTGAATTTAGATATCAATACTTTATTTGGCTGTAATGATCTGAAGAATCCTGACTTACTGAAACCAGGCAGCAAATTAAGGATCCCCAACCAGGACGGTATATTTTACAAGGTAAACAAGGGAGATACTCTAAGCTCTATTGCAAAAAAATACGGAATTTACATTGAGGCAATTGCGGCTGCGAATTCGATTGAAACTGATGCAGTCTTGATAGCCGGAAGCGAAATCTTCTTGCCGGGAGCAAAGGATCTGAACAGTTTTACAAGCGGGACTTCGAGGGCCGATGGAAACAGCGGTTCTATAGGATTTAGATGGCCCGTAAGAGGACGAATTACGAGCCGATTCGGATATAGGCGAGATCCCTTTTCGGGTCGTAAAGATCTTCATACGGGTTTGGACATTGCCGCCCCGAGGGGTACTCGCATAGCTGCTGCTGCGGCAGGTCGTGTTGTTCACGCCGGATGGATGGGTGGATATGGCCGCACAGTCGTAATAGATCATGGTCGAGGATATAGGACATTATACGGCCACTGCAACAGCATTTCGGTAAAGAAAGGTCAGAGGGTTAGCGCAGGTCAGGTAATTGCGACTGTTGGAGCGACTGGCAGGGCTACGGGACCACATCTACATTTTGAGGTCAGAAAAAATAATTCTCCCGTCAATCCTTTGAAGTACTTGAGGTGA
- the rho gene encoding transcription termination factor Rho has product MGTNAIEDQATESTKKIAVEEEQEVVTAVPRPRYTFRELIKATIQDLRQIAREISVPSVTTLRRKDDLVVAILARQADKLGLRFSGGTLEILPEGYGFLRPSGLLPSDRDIYVSVSQIRRFDLRNGDVVWGMVRPPKDQEHYDALLRVEMVNFSDPEIARQRPHFERLTPIFPNEKLKLETRLDILSTRLIDLFAPMGKGQRALIVSPPKAGKTTLLKEIANAVTANNPEAILMVLLIDERPEEVTDMQRSVDGEIIASTFDRPAEEHIRVANLAIEKAKRLVEVHRDVVLLLDSITRLARASNLIVPPSGRTLSGGMDPVALYFPKRFFGAARNIEEGGSLTIVGTALVDTGSRMDDVIYEEFKGTGNMEIHLSRKLAEQRIFPAMDLLRSGTRREELLLSQEEMAKIWTLRRRIANLDEAEVLNLILEKLRKTSSNKEFLMTIKV; this is encoded by the coding sequence ATGGGAACTAATGCCATTGAAGATCAAGCAACGGAAAGCACCAAAAAAATAGCGGTCGAGGAAGAACAGGAAGTGGTAACGGCAGTTCCGCGCCCCAGATACACCTTCAGGGAATTGATTAAGGCCACAATCCAGGATCTACGCCAGATAGCCAGAGAAATTTCCGTTCCTTCTGTTACAACTTTAAGGCGTAAGGATGACTTGGTTGTTGCTATTTTAGCTAGGCAGGCTGATAAACTTGGATTGCGCTTTAGCGGGGGAACGTTGGAAATTCTGCCCGAGGGATATGGTTTCTTGAGACCTTCAGGATTGCTGCCCAGTGATCGGGATATATATGTTTCTGTGTCTCAAATCAGGCGATTCGATCTGCGTAATGGCGATGTAGTTTGGGGAATGGTTAGACCCCCGAAGGATCAAGAACATTACGATGCGTTGTTGCGGGTCGAGATGGTAAATTTCTCCGATCCCGAGATAGCCAGGCAAAGGCCTCATTTCGAACGTCTAACGCCGATATTTCCGAACGAAAAGCTTAAATTAGAAACCAGATTGGACATATTGTCAACTCGTTTAATCGACCTCTTTGCTCCTATGGGAAAGGGACAAAGGGCTTTGATAGTATCTCCCCCAAAAGCCGGCAAGACTACGCTTCTGAAGGAGATAGCCAATGCCGTTACCGCAAATAACCCCGAAGCCATACTAATGGTGCTGCTTATAGACGAAAGACCTGAGGAAGTAACGGATATGCAACGCTCCGTCGATGGGGAGATTATCGCATCTACCTTTGATAGGCCAGCCGAAGAACACATAAGAGTAGCTAATTTGGCCATCGAAAAGGCTAAGCGTCTGGTCGAAGTTCATAGGGATGTTGTTTTATTGCTTGATTCCATTACTCGTCTTGCTCGGGCGTCTAATTTGATCGTTCCACCATCGGGCAGGACTCTGTCTGGAGGTATGGATCCCGTCGCGTTATATTTTCCAAAGAGGTTCTTTGGTGCTGCCAGAAACATCGAAGAAGGCGGAAGCCTAACTATAGTGGGTACGGCTTTAGTGGACACTGGAAGCAGGATGGATGACGTAATATACGAGGAGTTCAAGGGTACTGGAAATATGGAAATTCATCTGTCTCGAAAGTTGGCCGAACAAAGGATCTTCCCTGCTATGGACCTTCTCAGATCTGGCACCAGAAGGGAAGAATTGCTCTTAAGTCAAGAGGAGATGGCTAAGATATGGACTCTGAGGAGGAGAATAGCGAACCTCGACGAAGCCGAGGTCTTGAATTTGATATTGGAAAAACTAAGGAAAACATCCTCAAATAAGGAATTTTTGATGACTATCAAGGTTTAA
- a CDS encoding CTP synthase: MSKYVFVSGGVVSSLGKGITAASLGLLLKRRGYKVTAIKLDPYINVDAGTMNPYQHGEVFVTDDGAETDLDLGHYERFIDESLMAKNNVTTGQVYSSVIKKEREGKYLGATVQVIPHITNEIQERIQKAGEGFDVVLVEIGGTVGDIEGQPFLEAIRQFGYRVGRENVVYCHVTLVPFIPTAGELKTKPTQHSVNELRRIGIQPDVVVCRASLPLQEELRDKIALFCNVKKKNVVEAIDCDNIYKIPMLLRDQGFDTMVMEMLNLENSEEPDLKEWENYLRRSENSSKNVEIALVGKYVGHKDAYLSVKEALEHASVNNGAHVSIRYVEAEELERQGVNILKGVNGILVPGGFGRRGIEGKIMAARYARENRIPYLGLCLGMQIAVVEFSRNVCSIVSAHSSEFDPGTPNPVIHLLEEQKNISDVGGSMRLGSYPCEIKQGTLAYEAYGEAMVYERHRHRWEFNNDYRSRLEKEGLLVSGVCPDRNLVEIVELRDHPWFVGVQFHPEFKSRPTRPHPLFSSFVGAALKNGSIIN; encoded by the coding sequence ATGAGTAAGTACGTTTTTGTTTCCGGAGGCGTGGTTTCATCTCTTGGAAAAGGCATTACGGCAGCATCGCTGGGGCTGTTGCTTAAACGAAGAGGCTATAAGGTGACGGCTATTAAATTGGATCCATACATCAATGTGGATGCCGGCACGATGAACCCCTATCAGCATGGTGAAGTTTTTGTGACCGACGATGGTGCAGAAACGGATTTGGATCTTGGGCATTACGAGAGGTTTATTGACGAATCTTTAATGGCTAAAAATAATGTCACTACAGGTCAGGTGTATTCCTCTGTAATAAAAAAAGAACGGGAGGGCAAGTATCTGGGGGCCACCGTTCAGGTCATACCGCACATCACGAATGAAATACAGGAGAGGATTCAAAAAGCTGGAGAAGGCTTTGATGTAGTATTGGTAGAGATAGGTGGAACTGTAGGGGATATTGAGGGTCAGCCTTTTTTGGAAGCCATCAGGCAGTTTGGTTACAGGGTCGGCAGGGAAAACGTAGTATATTGTCATGTCACTCTGGTTCCCTTTATACCCACGGCAGGAGAATTGAAGACCAAACCAACCCAACATAGCGTAAACGAGTTACGGCGCATTGGAATTCAACCTGACGTAGTTGTATGCAGGGCAAGCCTTCCTTTGCAAGAAGAACTGAGAGATAAAATAGCTCTATTTTGCAATGTAAAGAAAAAGAATGTTGTAGAAGCCATTGATTGTGATAATATTTACAAAATACCCATGCTGCTGCGCGACCAGGGATTCGATACCATGGTTATGGAGATGTTGAACCTTGAAAACAGCGAAGAGCCAGATTTGAAAGAATGGGAAAATTACTTACGACGGAGCGAAAATTCTTCAAAAAATGTCGAAATAGCCCTAGTGGGGAAATATGTAGGACACAAAGACGCTTATCTCTCCGTCAAAGAAGCATTGGAACACGCGTCGGTCAACAACGGTGCTCATGTAAGCATTCGTTACGTTGAGGCGGAGGAGCTCGAACGACAGGGAGTTAACATCCTAAAAGGGGTGAATGGCATATTGGTGCCCGGCGGATTTGGTAGAAGAGGAATTGAAGGAAAGATCATGGCTGCGCGATATGCTCGCGAAAATAGGATACCTTACCTCGGGCTGTGTCTGGGAATGCAAATTGCCGTAGTAGAATTTTCCAGAAACGTTTGTTCCATCGTTTCTGCCCATAGCTCCGAATTTGATCCGGGAACGCCCAACCCTGTCATTCATTTATTGGAAGAACAAAAAAACATATCCGATGTGGGCGGTAGTATGAGGCTTGGGTCCTACCCATGCGAAATAAAACAGGGTACTCTGGCCTATGAGGCATACGGAGAAGCTATGGTCTACGAAAGACATCGTCATAGATGGGAATTTAATAACGATTACAGGAGTCGCTTGGAGAAAGAAGGTTTACTTGTTTCAGGAGTGTGCCCCGACAGAAATTTGGTTGAAATTGTCGAATTAAGGGATCACCCGTGGTTTGTCGGTGTTCAGTTTCATCCCGAATTTAAATCTCGCCCTACGAGACCGCATCCCCTATTCTCGTCTTTTGTAGGGGCAGCTTTGAAGAATGGCTCTATTATAAACTGA
- a CDS encoding OstA-like protein gives MMRRDHSSLRKKGIYIFLLIFFVSFASTCAVAQDASLPITLEADRVVFFEAENRAEAEGSVVIKRADMTLTAPYVEYYVNDSMVFAQSKDNEPVVLEWGERILRGDKLEYNLMTQEGVMQNGSGQEGPVYVYGGDVMVAPAEAALEKGWLGKEDLKKTDKEIHVAVWERANYTTCDAPQPHYHLYTTKMTVIPGNKVVLKRPKVYMDGKLLFTYIFNYEVSLKEGKPGGPFVYQFKDDSDKGTGIIGYGPIVTDDRLSVNAHLAYWSDMNEEWILSGSYVLTDQWNLFASAAYLYNSDEDEKRYRPSWGAGYHNAGFSGRIHWTQAESVSIKKESGRTYKGILWRSPEVELFTPWVDLTSKTKSRLALYWGHYEAMGVRGGDEASVDRWGYGFDFSTSFSPLDKKNNNFTPFIWSRYQWFKYDDPSQRQEIIDAIWGLRYRIGEFPMVTSYAQRWTTGESPMSWDNYSDRREIFQTVGIPLGSRWRVAVRMAYDFRDEHLDEVVGSLVYDEHCYAWEIIYKDERPLYSDDEDDWIGLRLVIKAFPESNITFGGEVEEIRSPAQEVGFIK, from the coding sequence ATGATGAGACGCGACCATTCGAGTCTACGCAAAAAAGGTATTTATATTTTTTTATTGATATTTTTTGTATCTTTCGCAAGCACTTGTGCAGTTGCTCAAGATGCTTCCTTGCCAATCACGCTGGAAGCGGATAGGGTGGTTTTTTTTGAGGCTGAGAACCGTGCTGAGGCCGAAGGGAGCGTTGTCATAAAGCGAGCCGATATGACGCTTACAGCTCCTTATGTTGAGTATTACGTAAATGACTCAATGGTATTTGCCCAGAGCAAGGATAACGAGCCTGTCGTTTTAGAATGGGGCGAAAGGATTTTAAGGGGAGATAAATTAGAGTACAACTTAATGACTCAGGAGGGTGTAATGCAAAACGGATCGGGCCAAGAAGGCCCTGTCTACGTATATGGCGGGGATGTCATGGTAGCTCCCGCAGAGGCGGCATTAGAGAAAGGTTGGTTGGGCAAGGAGGATTTAAAAAAGACCGACAAAGAGATCCACGTCGCCGTCTGGGAAAGGGCGAACTATACGACTTGCGATGCGCCTCAACCTCATTATCACCTTTATACTACGAAAATGACTGTAATACCGGGAAATAAAGTGGTTCTAAAGCGTCCCAAAGTCTATATGGACGGTAAATTGCTCTTCACATATATTTTTAACTATGAAGTTAGTTTAAAAGAAGGAAAGCCGGGCGGTCCCTTCGTTTATCAATTCAAGGACGACTCGGATAAGGGAACGGGAATCATAGGATACGGCCCTATCGTCACGGACGACAGACTGTCCGTAAATGCCCATCTGGCTTATTGGTCTGATATGAATGAAGAGTGGATATTATCGGGCAGTTACGTTCTTACTGATCAGTGGAATTTGTTTGCCTCGGCAGCCTATTTATATAATTCGGATGAGGACGAAAAGAGATATCGTCCCAGCTGGGGTGCAGGTTACCATAATGCAGGATTTTCCGGAAGGATTCATTGGACTCAGGCAGAAAGCGTTTCTATAAAAAAAGAATCGGGAAGAACTTACAAGGGCATACTTTGGCGGTCTCCCGAAGTCGAGTTGTTCACTCCCTGGGTCGATCTGACCTCAAAGACTAAATCGCGGCTCGCCCTTTATTGGGGACATTATGAAGCTATGGGAGTTAGAGGTGGAGATGAGGCATCGGTCGACAGATGGGGTTACGGTTTCGACTTTTCTACTTCTTTTTCGCCCCTGGATAAAAAGAACAATAATTTCACTCCCTTCATTTGGTCTAGGTATCAGTGGTTCAAGTACGATGACCCAAGTCAACGTCAGGAAATTATCGATGCAATATGGGGTTTGCGTTACCGTATCGGGGAATTCCCCATGGTGACAAGCTATGCTCAGCGTTGGACGACGGGCGAATCGCCGATGAGTTGGGACAATTACAGCGATAGGCGAGAGATCTTCCAGACTGTTGGGATTCCTTTGGGCAGTCGCTGGAGGGTTGCCGTAAGGATGGCTTACGATTTTAGGGACGAACATTTGGATGAGGTTGTGGGAAGCCTGGTATACGATGAGCATTGTTATGCCTGGGAGATAATATATAAAGATGAAAGACCGTTATATTCCGATGATGAAGACGACTGGATCGGCTTGAGGTTGGTTATAAAAGCTTTCCCTGAGAGCAATATTACCTTTGGAGGAGAGGTCGAAGAGATAAGAAGTCCGGCCCAGGAGGTTGGTTTTATAAAATGA
- a CDS encoding phosphohexomutase domain-containing protein encodes MIKFGTDGWRGIIADDFTVDNVKRVSWAIGKYILEEYGDRASVIVARDGRFLGEKFAAIAAGVLAAMGLKPTILEGPTATPTCAYAVKEYGARGAVMFTASHNPPEYQGLKYIPYFAGPATPDITGKIESYIAMAPSSVETSDENIEYADPTESYIAHIKGIVQLEGNAQKIVVDTLHGVGGRYLPRILRECGFEAISINEDIRPDFAGLSPEPKKETLESLIGKVKELNVIGLSTDGDADRFGVVDEKGEFYPANYILAILYSYLLETGRTGGVARTVATTHMLDEIAKLTGQRVWETPVGFKYLGQLLLKEKVLLAGEESGGASIAGHIPEKDGILICLLVLKAVVETGRSLKELLEAVYDKIGAKYVSTRLDFKVAHEQKEKVISLINSWQDRSFCGDAVISVKRDDGLKIICERAWILLRPSGTEDVVRLYVEAKGEDILQKFKESAVNVFGLDVK; translated from the coding sequence GTGATTAAATTTGGGACCGATGGTTGGCGTGGAATAATAGCAGACGATTTTACCGTCGATAATGTAAAAAGGGTTAGTTGGGCGATAGGTAAATATATACTTGAAGAATACGGTGATAGGGCAAGTGTGATAGTGGCTCGTGATGGCCGTTTTCTGGGCGAAAAATTTGCAGCCATAGCTGCCGGGGTTTTGGCAGCTATGGGGCTTAAGCCGACGATATTGGAAGGACCGACAGCTACTCCAACGTGTGCTTATGCTGTGAAGGAATATGGGGCAAGAGGAGCAGTAATGTTCACTGCAAGTCACAATCCTCCCGAGTATCAGGGGCTCAAATATATTCCCTATTTCGCGGGTCCGGCCACTCCCGATATCACCGGCAAAATTGAGTCTTACATAGCGATGGCGCCGTCTTCTGTAGAAACTTCCGACGAAAACATAGAATATGCCGACCCCACCGAATCATATATAGCCCACATCAAGGGTATCGTTCAATTGGAAGGCAATGCCCAAAAGATCGTTGTCGATACATTACACGGTGTTGGCGGCAGATATTTGCCTCGAATATTGCGAGAGTGTGGGTTTGAAGCAATCTCTATAAATGAAGATATAAGGCCTGACTTCGCAGGATTAAGTCCGGAGCCCAAAAAAGAGACTTTGGAGTCTCTCATAGGTAAGGTTAAGGAATTGAATGTAATTGGACTTTCTACGGATGGCGATGCCGATAGATTTGGAGTTGTCGACGAAAAAGGTGAATTTTACCCGGCAAACTATATATTAGCCATACTATATTCATATTTGCTGGAAACCGGCCGCACCGGTGGAGTGGCAAGAACTGTGGCTACGACACATATGTTGGACGAAATAGCTAAACTTACAGGCCAACGGGTTTGGGAAACCCCCGTAGGATTTAAATATTTAGGCCAATTGCTTTTGAAGGAAAAGGTTTTGCTGGCAGGGGAAGAGTCCGGGGGAGCCTCCATAGCAGGACATATCCCTGAAAAAGATGGCATCCTTATCTGCCTTCTGGTATTAAAGGCCGTCGTTGAAACGGGGCGCAGTTTAAAGGAATTGCTTGAAGCAGTATACGATAAAATTGGTGCAAAATATGTCTCCACAAGGCTCGATTTCAAAGTTGCCCATGAGCAGAAGGAAAAAGTAATTTCTCTAATCAACAGTTGGCAGGATCGTTCTTTTTGCGGCGATGCTGTTATATCTGTAAAAAGAGATGACGGATTGAAAATAATCTGCGAGAGGGCGTGGATTTTATTGAGACCATCGGGAACTGAAGACGTAGTTCGCCTTTATGTCGAGGCAAAGGGAGAAGATATCTTACAAAAATTTAAAGAGAGTGCAGTGAACGTATTCGGACTTGATGTAAAATAA
- a CDS encoding sulfite exporter TauE/SafE family protein — translation MSILSVALVIAVGFCSGFLNVLAGGGSLLTIPLLVFMGLDVSVANATNRVGVLFQNVFAAQHFHKKSLFRLKDCLFFGLPSLLGAALGTFGAVSLDERYLRIAVAVLICCMAVLLVLKPDMWEREREISLPRWVLILAMFLIGIYGGFIQAGVGFLLLWALVGLGGKDLLHANALKVVVIAMFTTLSLAIFLLNGMVNFPLGVVLAIGNFMGGIAGAHFAILKGNRWLRLILSVVVTVSAIRMLLSL, via the coding sequence ATGTCAATATTGTCTGTTGCATTGGTGATTGCCGTTGGTTTTTGCTCAGGTTTTTTGAACGTGTTAGCCGGAGGGGGAAGCCTGCTTACCATACCTCTTTTAGTTTTTATGGGTTTAGATGTATCGGTGGCTAACGCAACTAATCGCGTTGGTGTTTTGTTTCAAAACGTCTTTGCTGCCCAACACTTTCATAAAAAATCACTTTTTCGTCTCAAAGATTGTTTGTTTTTTGGGTTGCCCTCTCTTTTAGGTGCTGCCTTGGGCACATTTGGAGCGGTTAGTTTGGATGAGAGATATTTGAGGATAGCAGTAGCAGTGTTGATATGTTGCATGGCCGTACTTTTGGTATTGAAGCCGGATATGTGGGAGCGCGAACGCGAGATTTCCTTGCCCAGATGGGTTTTGATCCTTGCCATGTTTCTAATAGGTATTTACGGAGGATTTATACAGGCGGGTGTAGGTTTTTTACTTTTATGGGCACTTGTCGGGTTGGGAGGTAAGGATCTTCTTCACGCCAATGCGTTAAAAGTCGTAGTCATAGCAATGTTCACCACATTAAGCTTAGCGATTTTCCTCCTTAACGGGATGGTTAACTTTCCATTAGGTGTCGTTTTGGCAATAGGCAATTTCATGGGGGGTATTGCAGGGGCGCATTTTGCCATTTTAAAAGGAAATAGGTGGCTAAGGTTGATACTGTCTGTTGTGGTGACGGTAAGCGCCATAAGGATGTTGTTAAGTCTGTGA
- a CDS encoding D-alanine--D-alanine ligase family protein codes for MKVLVLYGGDSPEREVSLASGKAVLEAASRCGFDVLDGCVETVKDVVRLMNERDCDVIFIALHGSWGEDGRLQAFLDFYDIPYTGSGSEACMLAMNKVLSKYRFQRDGIPTPDGVEANLFQEGINGACKKILEYYDYFLNGGKMVIKPARCGSTLGVSVITSSSDVYEAVQLASSYDSLIIAERYISGKEITVAVWDDDKPQAFPVIEIVPKNSLYSYKAKYTPGNSAYFVPAQLEDSIAKKAQEAALMAHISLGCGLYSRVDMRLDTQGNPYVLEVNTVPGLTSTSLVPKAAKAIGWDFDRFVKELIQNTLNKKL; via the coding sequence ATGAAAGTTTTAGTGTTGTATGGAGGCGATAGCCCGGAACGTGAGGTCTCTTTGGCGAGTGGGAAGGCTGTATTGGAAGCAGCTTCAAGGTGTGGGTTCGATGTATTGGATGGCTGTGTTGAAACGGTCAAAGACGTAGTTAGGCTGATGAATGAGCGTGATTGCGATGTAATATTTATAGCCTTACACGGAAGCTGGGGAGAAGATGGCAGGTTGCAGGCCTTTCTTGATTTTTACGACATCCCCTACACAGGGTCGGGATCTGAGGCATGTATGCTTGCCATGAATAAAGTATTGAGTAAATACAGGTTTCAAAGAGACGGAATTCCCACCCCCGATGGCGTTGAGGCCAATTTATTTCAAGAGGGGATCAATGGCGCTTGCAAAAAAATCTTGGAATACTACGATTATTTTTTGAATGGCGGTAAAATGGTCATCAAACCGGCGAGGTGTGGCAGTACATTGGGCGTTTCCGTCATTACATCCTCCAGCGACGTATATGAAGCTGTTCAGCTGGCTTCAAGCTACGATAGCCTTATCATTGCAGAGCGTTACATCTCTGGAAAAGAGATAACCGTTGCTGTTTGGGACGACGACAAGCCGCAAGCTTTTCCCGTGATCGAAATAGTCCCCAAAAATTCGCTTTATAGCTATAAAGCGAAATATACACCCGGCAACAGCGCATATTTCGTGCCGGCGCAATTAGAGGATTCGATTGCCAAAAAGGCTCAAGAGGCCGCGCTCATGGCCCATATCAGCTTGGGGTGTGGCCTGTATAGCAGGGTAGATATGCGCCTCGATACCCAAGGGAATCCCTATGTATTGGAAGTAAATACTGTTCCAGGACTGACGAGTACCAGTTTGGTCCCTAAAGCTGCAAAGGCGATCGGATGGGATTTCGACAGATTTGTGAAGGAACTTATCCAAAATACGCTGAATAAGAAGCTCTAA